One genomic window of Cygnus olor isolate bCygOlo1 chromosome 3, bCygOlo1.pri.v2, whole genome shotgun sequence includes the following:
- the SAMD3 gene encoding sterile alpha motif domain-containing protein 3, with the protein MESWSVDQVCNWLRQRNLGELVPKFREEEVSGAALLALNDRMVQQLVKKIGHQAVLMDLINKYQQQKNGPEPLTYYCETASPMLPAISGDTERQILSTFSPVERKLYLSSTENEEGLIDQRVLKQKRNLKSCSAGCKMLHWTSSYMLPAFPYDVKILLAEKKCPDHSMRIRMIECLQADMTKYLAGSLYPNSQQYNFVVSALLQAYPFLDDDGNGFSVWKRALKDRFKYVRRAIEDDEEVLRNKCKFGQRRGQRRKSSSAEKKPYDIKVQKEVRLVVLIFRLFCFDSDAMYANINWLKQEYMKTQRNWKEVNDRMNATVQIRRKMISDKAPLQDILRLFPFLRCPYQLFREFQVLTHMNVYQKTVEILEIYSENILSLYLVKNNPITIMLQENLKQHTEEDILKYMKMTAACLLLPDVFGDDSSLFAAVNEEVKVVTPVLEVKNPFNVNSCEFALYVEKQEVAQLEDCTTALAALVAAFYVFDIPCPNRIYRTLNFLESLVFEMRCPAFLPAQVKRGPEIPEYPSIC; encoded by the exons ATGGAAAGTTGGTCGGTTGATCAAGTCTGCAACTGGCTCAGACAGAGGAATTTAGGAGAACTAGTTCCTAAATTTCGTG AAGAAGAAGTGAGTGGAGCAGCTCTTCTGGCTCTTAACGATCGCATGGTGCAGCAGCTGGTGAAGAAGATTGGACACCAGGCAGTGCTAATGGACCTGATTAATAAAtaccagcaacaaaaaaatggacCAGAACCCCTTACATATTACTGTGAAACAGCTTCTCCAATGCTTCCAGCTATCAGTGG ggACACTGAAAGGCAGATATTAAGTACTTTTAGTCCTGTGGAGCGGAAACTGTATTTGTCctcaactgaaaatgaagaaggacTAATTGATCAAAGAGTGCTAAAGCAAAA aagaaatctgaaatcaTGTTCTGCAGGATGTAAGATGTTGCACTGGACAAGTTCTTATATGTTGCCAGCTTTTCCTTATGATGTCAAGAttttattagcagaaaaaaaatgccctgaTCACAGTATGAGAATAAGGATGATTGAATGTTTGCAAGCAGACATGACAAAATACCTAGCAGGATCACT GTATCCGAACAGCCAGCAATACAACTTTGTTGTCAGTGCTTTGCTGCAGGCATACCCGTTTCTGGATGATGATGGGAATGGCTTT TCGGTATGGAAACGGGCCCTTAAAGATCGTTTCAAATATGTGCGGAGAGCTATTGAAGATGATGAGGAAGTTTTAAGGAACAAATGCAAGTTTGGCCAGAGGCGAGGACAGAGGAGGAAATCTTCATCTGCTGAGAAGAAACCTTATGACATCAAAGTGCAGAAAGAGGTAAGATTGGTAGTGCTTATCTTCAGA CTTTTTTGCTTTGATA GTGATGCAATGTATGCGAACATTAACTGGCTGAAGCAAGAATATATGAAAACTcagagaaactggaaagaagTGAATGACAGAATGAATGCAACAGTACAAATACGAAGGAAGATGATCAGTGATAAGGCACCTTTACAAGACATTCTTAGACTATTTCCTTTCTTAAGATGCCCTTATCAG ctCTTTCGGGAGTTCCAGGTTCTTACACACATGAACGTTTATCAGAAAACAGTTGAGATTTTGGagatttattcagaaaacataTTATCTTTGTATCTGGTGAAGAATAATCCAATTACCATTATGCTgcaagaaaatctgaaacagcACACAGAGGAAGACATTCTAAAAT ACATGAAGATGACTGCTGCATGTTTACTTCTGCCAGATGTCTTTGGAGATGACTCGAGTCTGTTTGCTGCAGTAAACGAGGAG gtgAAGGTGGTGACACCAGTGTTGGAAGTTAAAAATCCCTTCAATGTGAATTCATGTGAGTTTGCTCTGTATGTAGAAAAACAAGAGGTAGCCCAGCTTGAGgactgcaccacagccctggcagcacTGGTGGCTGCATTTTACGTGTTTGACATCCCGTGCCCAAACAGAATCTATAGGACACTGAACTTCCTGGAGTCCCTGGTCTTTGAGATGAGGTGTCCAGCATTCCTCCCAGCTCAGGTAAAGAGGGGGCCGGAGATCCCTGAATATCCCAGTATTTGCTAG